From a single Stackebrandtia endophytica genomic region:
- a CDS encoding MFS transporter produces the protein MLAVLRNTTYRRLFTAQVVALSGTGLATVALGLLAYDLSGGNASAVLGTALAIKMIAYVVIAPVVTAMTDRIPPRTLLITMDATRALIASALPFVTQVWQVYVLIFLLQAASATFTPTFQATIPRVLSNEADYTRALSLSRLAYDLESLVSPILAASLLTLVSYGWLFTGTGVGFLASGLLVASVVLPRPGTAQRSGGRWTNIGFGTRLYLATPRLRALSALNMAVAAAGAVVIVNTVVLVRDHLHRDVTSVAVALAAYGAGSMTVAVLLPRVLDRLRDRRLMPPAAMVLALALAVLTATLHFDALTWPFLLTIWAILGAATAVVLTPVGRLVHRSARSPDLPAAFAAQFSLSHACWLVTYPLTGWLATTSMTAAAATATLITAVTATAAAMLWPTSDPATLPHVHTDLPPGHPHLADAAPTGHGYRHTHHYVIDRLHSRWPLSATGRVNG, from the coding sequence ATGCTCGCCGTGCTGCGTAACACCACCTACCGACGGTTGTTCACCGCTCAGGTGGTCGCGTTGTCGGGAACCGGGCTGGCAACGGTCGCACTCGGACTGCTCGCCTACGACCTCTCGGGCGGAAACGCCTCGGCCGTACTGGGCACCGCGTTGGCCATCAAGATGATCGCCTATGTGGTGATCGCACCGGTCGTGACCGCCATGACCGACCGGATCCCACCTCGGACCCTGTTGATCACCATGGACGCCACTCGCGCATTGATCGCCTCGGCCCTCCCGTTCGTGACGCAGGTGTGGCAGGTCTACGTGCTGATCTTCCTGCTACAGGCCGCATCGGCGACATTCACACCGACATTCCAGGCGACCATCCCACGGGTACTTTCGAACGAAGCCGACTACACCCGCGCACTGTCGCTGTCCCGGCTGGCCTACGACCTGGAGAGCCTGGTCAGCCCGATCCTGGCCGCCAGCCTCCTCACACTGGTCTCCTACGGTTGGTTGTTCACCGGTACCGGAGTCGGGTTCCTCGCCTCCGGGCTGCTGGTGGCGTCGGTCGTCCTTCCCCGCCCCGGAACCGCTCAACGGTCCGGCGGGCGATGGACGAACATCGGATTCGGCACCCGGCTGTACCTGGCGACGCCCCGGTTGCGCGCCCTGTCGGCGCTCAACATGGCGGTAGCAGCCGCCGGTGCCGTGGTCATCGTGAACACCGTCGTCCTCGTTCGGGACCACCTGCACCGCGACGTCACCTCCGTCGCCGTCGCGCTGGCAGCCTACGGAGCGGGATCGATGACCGTGGCGGTCCTGCTGCCTCGTGTCCTGGACCGCCTCCGCGATCGGCGACTCATGCCGCCGGCGGCCATGGTGCTCGCCCTGGCGTTGGCGGTCCTCACCGCCACACTCCACTTCGATGCCCTGACCTGGCCGTTCCTCTTGACAATCTGGGCGATTCTCGGCGCGGCCACCGCCGTCGTCCTCACCCCCGTGGGTCGTCTGGTGCATCGTTCGGCCCGGTCACCGGACCTGCCCGCCGCATTCGCGGCGCAGTTCTCGCTGTCGCACGCGTGCTGGCTGGTGACCTATCCGCTCACCGGATGGTTGGCGACGACCTCGATGACCGCGGCGGCGGCAACGGCAACCCTGATCACCGCCGTCACCGCCACCGCGGCCGCGATGCTATGGCCCACAAGTGATCCCGCAACCCTGCCTCACGTCCACACCGATCTACCACCGGGCCATCCGCACTTGGCCGACGCCGCGCCCACAGGACACGGGTACCGCCATACCCACCATTACGTCATCGACCGACTGCATTCTCGGTGGCCGTTGAGCGCGACAGGACGGGTCAACGGATGA
- a CDS encoding ATP-binding cassette domain-containing protein, whose protein sequence is MLEIDDVGKTYRGGKQAVDRVTLDIGPGVLGLLGPNGAGKSSLMRILATVTRPSSGRVLWNGTDIATSPNRLREVLGYLPQDFGVYPQLSAREFLSYLAAVKGLPRRLAAQRIDELLELFDLTGAGRRPLGKYSGGMLRRVGIAQALLADPQLLIVDEPTAGLDPEERVVFRNLLSDLAADRIVLLSTHIVSDIESVASRVAVLVDGTLRVGGSPQDLLGRAEGMVWEATLPAHALAAIRDRYVVSRIIRTGDDVRVRMLSPVPPIPEAVPVAPDLEDAYLTVIDGRRR, encoded by the coding sequence CTGCTTGAGATCGACGACGTGGGAAAGACCTATCGGGGCGGGAAACAGGCCGTCGACAGAGTGACCCTCGACATCGGACCGGGGGTGCTGGGTCTGTTGGGGCCCAACGGGGCCGGGAAGTCCTCGCTGATGCGCATCCTCGCCACCGTCACCCGGCCCAGCAGCGGCCGGGTCCTGTGGAACGGCACCGACATCGCGACCTCGCCGAACCGGCTGCGCGAGGTCCTCGGCTATCTGCCGCAGGACTTCGGCGTCTACCCGCAGTTGAGTGCGCGGGAGTTCCTCTCCTATCTCGCCGCCGTCAAGGGCCTACCCCGGCGGCTCGCCGCTCAACGGATCGACGAACTGCTGGAGCTGTTCGACCTGACCGGGGCGGGACGCCGTCCACTGGGGAAGTACTCCGGTGGCATGCTGCGGCGGGTGGGTATCGCCCAAGCTCTGCTGGCCGACCCGCAGTTGTTGATCGTCGACGAGCCGACGGCGGGACTCGATCCCGAGGAACGGGTCGTGTTCCGGAACCTGCTCAGCGACCTGGCCGCCGACCGGATCGTGCTCCTGTCCACCCACATCGTTTCGGACATCGAGTCGGTCGCCTCACGGGTCGCGGTCTTGGTCGACGGCACCCTGCGAGTAGGCGGCAGCCCACAGGATCTGTTGGGTAGGGCCGAGGGCATGGTGTGGGAGGCGACGTTGCCCGCTCATGCGCTCGCCGCCATCCGAGACCGGTACGTGGTCAGCCGGATCATCCGCACCGGTGACGACGTGCGGGTGCGGATGCTCTCGCCCGTCCCGCCGATACCGGAGGCGGTGCCCGTCGCACCCGATCTTGAGGACGCCTACCTCACCGTCATCGACGGGAGGCGCCGATGA
- a CDS encoding CPBP family intramembrane glutamic endopeptidase, whose protein sequence is MVTFLLISFGLTWGTMFVVGFVFGESLVNPLVQLPMAFSPAVAALIVRTWVTREGFGDARLRLRLGQAKRYYLMAWIGPVVILAASVGIAAAFGLLRLDLPAVPELVFGADVPLWSVSLMALAAPIIAMPIFWGEEFGWRGYLQQRTGRGPVVAALITGIVWAAWHFPLVFTDYTGDVDHALTLVTWTPLLMAQAIILAWLLLRSGSIWVPCLAHAGNNMIIGTFSYPLLVQQSGIDRWVVNLLEAAPMIAVCVWLLATGRLHQNSIIDTELGRARAA, encoded by the coding sequence ATGGTCACATTCCTGCTCATATCGTTCGGCCTGACATGGGGAACCATGTTCGTGGTCGGCTTCGTATTCGGGGAGTCGCTGGTCAACCCGCTGGTGCAGTTGCCCATGGCGTTCTCACCGGCGGTGGCGGCGCTGATCGTTCGCACCTGGGTCACCCGGGAGGGGTTCGGTGACGCCCGGCTTCGGTTGCGTCTCGGGCAGGCGAAACGCTATTACCTGATGGCCTGGATCGGGCCGGTGGTGATCCTCGCGGCGTCGGTCGGCATCGCCGCCGCCTTCGGGCTGTTGCGGCTTGACCTGCCTGCGGTACCGGAGTTGGTGTTCGGTGCGGACGTCCCTCTCTGGTCGGTGTCGTTGATGGCGCTGGCGGCGCCGATCATCGCCATGCCGATCTTCTGGGGTGAGGAATTCGGGTGGCGCGGTTACCTCCAACAGCGAACCGGTCGTGGTCCGGTCGTCGCCGCTCTCATCACCGGGATCGTTTGGGCCGCTTGGCATTTTCCCCTCGTCTTCACCGATTACACCGGGGACGTGGACCACGCGCTGACCCTGGTGACCTGGACGCCGCTGCTCATGGCGCAGGCGATCATCCTCGCGTGGCTGCTGTTGCGATCGGGCAGCATCTGGGTGCCCTGTCTCGCCCACGCGGGCAACAACATGATCATCGGCACCTTCTCCTATCCGCTGTTGGTGCAGCAGAGCGGCATCGACCGCTGGGTCGTCAACCTTCTGGAAGCCGCCCCGATGATCGCCGTCTGTGTGTGGTTGTTGGCCACCGGACGACTCCACCAGAACTCCATTATCGACACTGAACTCGGGAGGGCCCGTGCTGCTTGA